The following DNA comes from Streptomyces spinoverrucosus.
CGAGGGTCTCGGGGTGCTGCGCAAGGGCGAACTGCTCGGCATCTACCCGGAGGGCACCCGCTCGCACGACGGCCGCCTCTACAAGGGCAAGGTCGGTGTCGCGGTGATGGCCCTCAAGGCCGGGGTCCCGGTCGTCCCGTGCGCGATGATCGGCACCTTCGAGGCCCAGCCGCCGGGCAAGGTCGTCCCGCGTATCCACCCCGTGGTCATCCGCTTCGGCGAACCCCTCGACTTCTCCCGCTACGCCGGCATGGAGAACGAGAAGGCCGTCCTGCGCGCCATCACCGACGAGATCATGTACGCCATCCTGACGCTGTCCGAGCAGGAGTACGTCGACCAGTACGCGGCCGTCGTGAAGGCGGAGACGGCGCCGAAGGCGGACCAGCGGGAGCGCCGGTTCCGCCGGATGCCGCTCAGCTGACCTCTGCGACGCCGAATGGAGAAGGGCGGCCGGCTGATGCGCCGGCCGCCCCTGGAACCGTATGAGCGCCGGTTACGGCTTGGGCGTGGCGTGCGGGGCGCAGGTCACGTCCTTGGAGTCGAGCTCGCCCTGGAGCAGATAGGCGTCCACCCGGTCGTTGACGCAGGAGTTGACCAGCCCGGTCACACCGTGCGACCCGGCGTCCTTCTCGGTGATGAGCCGCGAGCCCTTGAACCGCTTGTGCAGCTCAACGGCTCCCTCGTACGGCGTCGCAGCGTCCCGCTCGGCCTGGACGATCAGCACCGGTGGCAGCCCCTTGCCGGTCCTCACGTCCAGCGGGGTGTTCTGCTTGACGGGCCAGGTGGCGCACGGCAGGTTCAGCCAGGCGTTGGCCCACGTCATGAACGGGTGGTCGCGGTGCAGCCGGGTGTTGTCGCGGTCCCACTTCCGCCAGCTGGTGGGCCACTTGGCGTCGGCGCACTCGACGGCGGTGTAGACGGCGTTGCCGTTCTCGGCGGAGGCGTTGCCCGCGGTGTCGGACAGGTCGGGGGCGGCCG
Coding sequences within:
- a CDS encoding lysophospholipid acyltransferase family protein, encoding MFYYLLKYVLLGPLLRLVFRPRIEGLEHVPSSGAAIVAGNHLSFSDHFLMPAILKRRITFLAKAEYFTGPGIKGRLTAAFFRSAGQIPVDRSGKDAGQAAIREGLGVLRKGELLGIYPEGTRSHDGRLYKGKVGVAVMALKAGVPVVPCAMIGTFEAQPPGKVVPRIHPVVIRFGEPLDFSRYAGMENEKAVLRAITDEIMYAILTLSEQEYVDQYAAVVKAETAPKADQRERRFRRMPLS